A portion of the Fulvia fulva chromosome 1, complete sequence genome contains these proteins:
- a CDS encoding HBS1-like protein — translation MQRVKNIDYDEDDVYSDEEEHTYAEEADAGYSQEDKDNFTTLTPVVRAELDEAGVPATTQQIEEALWHYFWDVGKSVAYLMNARTPRDTKKDEEKDKDKPKSKFDEAAQKSAQLAERKPSTSAADWFRGTPWTGVPASMLSTFTPVQRLPQVKLLGGSSKLAKLAAERRKKAAAARNAQAPSAPADSLSSLERLSVSRDAKENESPAQPPEPKKYPMRRKRSPTPPPRDPAPPPLEPEEDVPNLRSSPTAFAQALSTGTGSVNGRSKIKATQPANGLAKKTEALKLDAGAATPPAPKVKSKGLDVPKLWVEEMSKQKASASFVVIGHVDHGKSTLMGRLLLDTGAVSQRDIDRYKKQATDIGKSSFALAWVMDTGSEERERGVTVDIAQHHFSTDVADFTILDAPGHRDFVPNMIGGASMADLGVLVVDANQLESGMKGQTREHILLASAVGLRKMVVAVNKLDSTTPKWDQSIFENVSAQVLKLLRETGFKEADINIVPCSGLNGDNVAKALTGNTFAQWISKHTTLLQQLEKLATHTVEPDLVQKPLRMQIADVFRGGITNPLSIAGRICSGHVQVGDVILVQPSGESAVVKGIEVNGEGRDWAVADDIPTLHLIDIEPQHLRSGDVACSPQKPIRVIKNLTVKVQALDSLLPQQVNVHIGRLHVPGAISHLVATEDAKGETMKKKPRIVKAGQRAIIKLVLDDGAPLETGDRVVLRAEGSTIAAGVIDTISI, via the exons ATGCAGCGCGTCAAGAACATCGACTATGACGAGGACGATGTATACTCCGACGAAGAAGAGCACACGTACGCGGAAGAGGCTGACGCAGGGTACTCGCAAGAGGACAAGGACAACTTCACGACGTTGACTCCTGTCGTCCGCGCGGAACTCGATGAAGCAGGAGTGCCGGCCACTACACAGCAAATCGAAGAGGCGCTGTGGCACTACTTCTGGGACGTTGGCAAGAGTGTAGCATATCTCATGAACGCAAGGACGCCAAGAGACACGAAGAAAGATGAGGAAAAGGACAAGGATAAGCCAAAGAGCAAGTTCGATGAGGCGGCGCAGAAAAGCGCACAGCTTGCAG AGCGTAAACCGAGCACGTCTGCTGCAGACTGGTTCCGTGGCACACCTTGGACTGGTGTGCCTGCGTCGATGCTGAGCACCTTCACCCCGGTCCAAAGACTGCCGCAAGTCAAGCTACTGGGAGGCTCGTCGAAGTTGGCCAAACTCGCCGCGGAACGTCGAAAGAAGGCAGCCGCAGCCCGGAATGCACAAGCACCAAGCGCACCCGCAGATTCTCTCAGCTCGCTCGAGCGCCTGAGCGTATCGAGGGACGCGAAGGAGAATGAGTCCCCAGCGCAACCGCCAGAACCAAAGAAGTACCCTATGCGGCGAAAACGATCACCAACGCCACCGCCTAGAGACCCGGCTCCCCCACCGCTGGAGCCAGAGGAGGACGTACCAAACCTCCGCTCGTCTCCTACTGCATTCGCCCAGGCGCTTTCCACCGGCACTGGAAGTGTGAACGGCCGGA GCAAAATAAAAGCAACTCAGCCAGCGAATGGTCTGGCGAAGAAGACAGAAGCACTCAAGCTTGATGCAGGTGCAGCAACACCTCCTGCTCCAAAGGTGAAGAGCAAAGGCCTTGATGTGCCCAAGCTGTGGGTCGAGGAGATGTCCAAACAGAAAGCATCTGCTTCTTTTGTGGTGATTGGCCATGTAGATCACGGCAAGAGCACACTGATGGGGCGACTGCTACTCGACACTGGCGCTGTATCACAACGAGACATCGATAG GTACAAGAAACAAGCGACTGACATTGGCAAGTCGTCCTTTGCACTAGCTTGGGTGATGGACACAGGCTCCGAGGAGCGTGAGCGTGGAGTCACTGTCGATATCGCGCAGCACCACTTCAGCACAGATGTGGCAGATTTCACCATCCTGGATGCGCCGGGACATCGCGACTTTGTGCCCAACATGATTGGGGGTGCATCAATGGCCGATCTAGGCGTGCTCGTGGTCGACGCCAATCAGCTGGAGTCGGGCATGAAAGGTCAGACACGTGAGCACATCTTACTTGCCTCCGCCGTTGGACTACGAAAAATGGTAGTAGCTGTCAACAAGCTGGATTCGACTACACCCAAGTGGGACCAAAGCATCTTTGAGAATGTGAGCGCGCAAGTGCTTAAGCTTCTGAGGGAGACTGGCTTCAAGGAAGCAGACATCAACATCGTGCCTTGTAGTGGACTGAATGGCGACAACGTGGCCAAGGCACTCACTGGAAATACATTCGCGCAATGGATATCGAAGCATACGACGCTACTGCAGCAGTTGGAGAAGTTGGCGACGCATACCGTAGAGCCTGATCTAGTGCAGAAGCCTCTGCGAATGCAGATTGCGGACGTTTTCAGAGGTGGCATCACAAATCCACTCTCCATTGCTGGACGCATATGCTCCGGCCATGTTCAGGTCGGCGATGTCATCCTCGTTCAGCCTAGCGGAGAGAGTGCCGTAGTCAAGGGCATAGAGGTCAACGGCGAAGGCAGGGACTGGGCGGTCGCAGATGACATCCCAACACTACACCTTATCGACATCGAGCCGCAGCATCTAAGAAGCGGCGATGTAGCGTGCAGCCCTCAGAAGCCAATACGTGTCATCAAGAACCTCACGGTAAAGGTGCAGGCCCTAGACAGTCTGTTGCCGCAGCAGGTCAACGTACACATCGGTCGGCTGCATGTGCCGGGTGCCATCAGCCATCTG